In Chloroflexota bacterium, a single window of DNA contains:
- a CDS encoding xanthine dehydrogenase family protein molybdopterin-binding subunit, whose amino-acid sequence MWLPESARINEDASIQDAVDVEGVSLRRPMKVVGKPVPRHDAWEKVRGNTLYAADFSMPGMLYGKVLRSSHPAARILSIDTSKAEALAGVRAVITAKDVPRNESVIRFGQSRDLGSGFEGLYRVLASNKVRSMGEAVALVAAETEELAEMALRLIRVDYEPLPGVFDPLEGMKPGAYLVGESESNIVAQYKVSKGDVDKGFAQADVIIENTYWVPFVDHAYLEPEAGVAWIDQDDVITIRVATQVVEHFREIANVLGVPHNKVRVIGTMLGGGFGGKEDITVENYLALLAWKTRRPVKLTYTREESILSHSKRHPYVMRYKTGATRDGKLVALEVELISDAGAYTYLTPWVLLYSTVGATGPYDIPNVKVDAIAVLTNNTFTSANRGFGAPQVNFAYESQMDELAHKLGIDPLEIRRMNCLKQGEALATGQVLEQYVALPEVVEGAWEALGAPTLSSDPNKKIGRGLAISMTSYGRLVFLHDTSSSYVKVEMDGSAIIKCGVPDLGGGQASSLCQIVSEVLGIPLSKIKIYISDTAFTPLAGTTTATRQLYMSGNATLKASRELRSTLIAKAAEIMGARPQALDLENEMVVERTSAKRSLPLAEVIAKCAADGAPLYAEAQFNAPFGEVPVLSDIKGQVLPDFTFGAHAVEVSVDVETGEVEVSKIFSSYDVGKAINPLSVEGQMEGGAIYNLGYALNEEIILEKGITKTPSLTEYILPTSLDVPDVETIILESGGGLGPFGAKGIGEPACNSIAPAITNAIYDAVGVRIRSLPATPEKISGFTN is encoded by the coding sequence ATGTGGCTTCCAGAGTCAGCAAGAATCAATGAGGATGCTTCGATTCAAGACGCTGTAGATGTCGAGGGGGTATCACTACGTCGGCCTATGAAAGTAGTCGGGAAACCTGTGCCACGGCATGACGCCTGGGAAAAGGTTCGAGGAAACACACTATACGCCGCTGATTTTTCGATGCCCGGAATGCTATATGGGAAGGTTCTCAGAAGTAGCCATCCAGCGGCAAGGATATTGTCGATTGATACAAGCAAAGCGGAGGCGTTAGCGGGGGTGAGGGCTGTCATCACGGCCAAGGACGTACCACGGAACGAAAGCGTGATTAGGTTTGGCCAAAGTCGCGATTTGGGCAGCGGGTTTGAAGGCCTGTATCGGGTTTTGGCCAGCAATAAGGTCAGATCTATGGGCGAAGCGGTGGCTTTGGTGGCTGCGGAAACGGAGGAGCTGGCCGAAATGGCCCTGAGGTTGATCCGAGTTGACTATGAGCCACTACCGGGTGTATTCGATCCGTTGGAGGGCATGAAGCCAGGAGCCTATCTGGTGGGCGAAAGCGAAAGCAACATTGTGGCCCAATATAAAGTTAGTAAAGGGGATGTCGATAAAGGGTTCGCTCAGGCGGATGTGATCATAGAAAATACCTACTGGGTTCCATTTGTTGATCACGCCTATTTGGAGCCAGAAGCAGGGGTGGCCTGGATTGATCAGGACGACGTTATTACGATTAGGGTGGCGACCCAGGTGGTTGAACATTTCCGAGAGATAGCCAATGTTCTGGGAGTGCCCCACAACAAGGTCAGAGTTATTGGAACGATGCTGGGTGGTGGGTTTGGTGGAAAGGAAGATATCACCGTAGAAAACTACCTTGCTTTACTCGCCTGGAAGACCAGGAGACCAGTCAAGCTCACTTATACGCGCGAGGAATCAATCCTGTCGCACAGCAAAAGACATCCCTATGTAATGAGATATAAGACTGGGGCAACCAGGGATGGGAAGCTGGTGGCCTTAGAGGTCGAACTGATCTCCGATGCAGGAGCGTACACGTATCTGACACCGTGGGTACTGTTATACTCAACAGTCGGCGCCACAGGTCCCTACGATATTCCGAACGTGAAGGTGGATGCGATTGCGGTCCTGACCAACAATACCTTCACCAGCGCCAATCGTGGGTTTGGTGCCCCTCAGGTTAACTTTGCCTATGAATCTCAAATGGACGAGTTAGCTCACAAGCTAGGTATAGATCCCCTTGAAATAAGGAGGATGAACTGCCTCAAGCAAGGCGAAGCGTTGGCTACGGGGCAAGTCCTGGAACAGTATGTTGCCCTCCCTGAGGTAGTCGAAGGGGCATGGGAGGCTCTCGGAGCACCTACCCTGTCTTCAGACCCAAATAAGAAAATTGGCCGCGGTCTGGCTATAAGTATGACGAGCTATGGCCGGCTGGTCTTTCTCCATGACACTTCATCTTCGTATGTCAAGGTGGAAATGGATGGAAGTGCGATAATCAAGTGTGGTGTTCCGGATCTCGGCGGTGGTCAAGCCTCCTCTCTCTGTCAGATCGTGTCTGAGGTATTGGGTATTCCTCTGTCAAAAATAAAAATCTACATTAGCGACACAGCATTCACTCCTTTGGCCGGAACTACTACGGCCACACGGCAGCTCTATATGTCCGGAAACGCCACACTCAAGGCATCAAGGGAATTGAGGTCCACGCTTATAGCCAAAGCAGCCGAGATTATGGGGGCGCGTCCTCAAGCCCTGGACCTTGAAAATGAAATGGTCGTTGAACGTACATCGGCAAAACGTTCCCTGCCTTTAGCGGAGGTCATAGCAAAGTGTGCCGCTGACGGTGCCCCACTGTATGCTGAGGCCCAATTCAATGCTCCTTTTGGTGAGGTACCGGTTCTGTCGGATATAAAGGGGCAGGTTCTACCCGACTTCACTTTTGGGGCCCACGCTGTTGAGGTTTCCGTTGATGTAGAAACGGGAGAAGTTGAAGTGTCGAAGATTTTTTCTTCGTATGACGTAGGGAAAGCTATTAATCCGCTAAGTGTTGAGGGACAAATGGAAGGGGGAGCTATTTATAACCTGGGTTATGCCCTCAATGAGGAGATAATTCTAGAAAAGGGCATCACCAAAACCCCTTCGCTTACTGAGTATATATTGCCCACATCTCTGGATGTTCCAGACGTAGAGACCATAATCCTGGAATCTGGGGGCGGGCTGGGCCCGTTTGGCGCAAAAGGCATAGGAGAACCTGCTTGCAATTCTATCGCACCGGCTATCACCAATGCTATCTACGATGCCGTAGGAGTACGAATTCGCAGTCTGCCGGCTACGCCGGAAAAGATATCGGGCTTCACGAATTAG
- a CDS encoding (2Fe-2S)-binding protein: MATYRVRLVVNGETVRANVEPQETLLRFLRNRLGLTEVKSGCEQGDCGTCAVILEGKAVNSCLTLAVQADGKQVLTLKGIEKQEIGKLLQESFVAHGAVQCGFCTPGMIVSAANFLEKYPNPSRNEIRKAISGNLCRCTGYKKIVDAIADVASRVSKNQ, translated from the coding sequence GTGGCTACTTATAGAGTGAGGCTTGTTGTCAACGGAGAGACAGTCAGAGCAAACGTAGAACCGCAAGAGACCCTCCTGAGGTTCTTGCGCAACCGTCTGGGGCTGACTGAGGTCAAAAGCGGGTGTGAACAGGGGGATTGTGGTACGTGCGCTGTTATTCTAGAGGGCAAAGCCGTTAATTCCTGCTTGACGCTGGCTGTGCAGGCCGATGGCAAACAGGTTCTTACTTTGAAGGGCATAGAAAAACAAGAGATAGGGAAACTCCTCCAGGAAAGCTTTGTTGCTCATGGTGCGGTGCAGTGTGGTTTTTGCACACCGGGTATGATTGTATCAGCAGCCAATTTCTTAGAAAAATACCCAAATCCCAGCCGGAATGAGATAAGGAAAGCTATCTCTGGGAATCTGTGCCGCTGCACCGGGTACAAGAAAATTGTGGATGCGATAGCTGATGTGGCTTCCAGAGTCAGCAAGAATCAATGA
- a CDS encoding xanthine dehydrogenase family protein subunit M: MSQFRYLAPQTKQKALEILGEGRAGVHIVAGGTNVIPDMRTKKISGGFLLDISNLKELSYIAEDEHSVLVGAVTTIAEIAGSDVVRKSAGILFQACNQMAGPLIRNRATIGGNLADASPAADTAVPLLALEAILRLESIYGEREIPIREFFVGPNATVLKEYELISAIEFKKSPINADGSFIKLGLRKAMAVSVASVALTLEKRGSKLYDIRIALGSVAPKPIRATTVEQFLIMKDLTDELVEEAARKVSETVSPISDIRASADYRRHVAGVLFKRALRQTLSA, translated from the coding sequence GTGAGCCAATTTAGATACCTGGCTCCACAAACAAAGCAGAAGGCCCTTGAAATTTTAGGAGAGGGAAGGGCTGGGGTGCACATCGTTGCCGGCGGTACGAACGTAATTCCAGATATGAGAACGAAAAAGATTAGCGGCGGGTTCCTGTTGGACATCAGCAACTTAAAGGAGCTAAGCTACATCGCTGAAGATGAGCACAGCGTTCTAGTCGGAGCAGTCACGACTATTGCAGAGATTGCCGGATCCGATGTAGTAAGGAAATCCGCTGGGATTTTATTTCAAGCCTGCAATCAGATGGCCGGCCCTTTGATTCGCAATCGGGCGACTATCGGAGGGAACCTAGCTGACGCCTCCCCGGCGGCTGATACAGCTGTCCCACTACTGGCGTTAGAGGCGATCTTGAGGTTGGAAAGCATCTATGGGGAAAGGGAGATCCCTATCCGGGAGTTCTTCGTTGGACCGAACGCTACAGTCCTGAAAGAATACGAGCTTATCTCCGCCATAGAATTTAAAAAATCTCCAATCAATGCCGACGGATCCTTTATCAAACTGGGTTTGCGAAAGGCGATGGCCGTATCGGTGGCAAGTGTTGCACTTACACTGGAAAAGAGAGGTTCGAAACTATATGACATCAGGATTGCGCTGGGTTCAGTTGCACCCAAGCCGATAAGAGCCACTACGGTAGAGCAATTCCTGATCATGAAGGATCTTACTGATGAACTGGTTGAAGAGGCAGCAAGAAAGGTATCAGAAACGGTTAGCCCGATTAGCGATATTCGGGCTTCAGCCGACTATCGTCGGCATGTAGCGGGGGTTTTATTTAAGAGGGCGCTGAGGCAGACTCTATCAGCCTAA
- a CDS encoding (2Fe-2S)-binding protein → MKEHLIELTVNGKGRRLRVKPNELLLNVLRNDLNLTGTKYGCGIGECGACTVLIEGRPMLSCLTLAVSVDGQNITTIEGIGGTKLDPIQESFLEHGAVQCGFCTPGMILTTKALLEENPSPTEDEIREYIRGNICRCTGYTSIVKAIAECNREKC, encoded by the coding sequence ATGAAGGAACACCTTATCGAGCTTACAGTCAATGGCAAGGGGCGAAGGCTAAGGGTGAAGCCCAATGAGTTGTTATTGAACGTTCTGAGAAACGACCTCAATCTGACCGGAACAAAATATGGTTGCGGGATCGGCGAATGTGGAGCCTGCACGGTTCTTATCGAGGGTAGGCCAATGCTGTCATGCTTGACCCTGGCCGTCTCGGTCGACGGTCAAAATATAACCACCATCGAAGGCATCGGTGGCACGAAGCTTGACCCCATTCAGGAATCTTTTCTGGAGCACGGCGCTGTCCAATGCGGATTCTGTACCCCCGGGATGATCCTCACGACCAAGGCACTATTGGAGGAAAACCCATCACCTACCGAAGACGAAATACGAGAATACATAAGAGGCAACATCTGCCGTTGCACAGGATATACCAGCATAGTCAAGGCAATCGCAGAGTGTAATCGCGAGAAATGCTAG
- a CDS encoding xanthine dehydrogenase family protein subunit M, with translation MPTNTRILANGFDYFAPASLAQTLQLLDEYPQMRVLAGGTDLLVKMKAGKLDAAYLMDIKRVEGMSGIFDEGSLVIAAATPLSAIEKSTKVKEEYVALFEAVRSMAAPAIKNMGTIGGNICNASPAADTAPPLIAFGAEFTLRSINGERSVPAEEFFIGPGVTVLSPKELLIEINIPPLSTNTGSSFLKIGRVSADIAKINVAVVLRRQGDMCQSCRIVFGSVAAKPIKVKGAEEVLEGKKLNSHTLKETADRASEEIDPITDIRSSAEYRRELCRYLTEEAVQLAWERAGAGR, from the coding sequence TTGCCAACAAATACAAGAATCCTTGCTAATGGGTTCGACTATTTTGCGCCGGCGTCGCTTGCGCAGACACTTCAATTATTGGATGAGTATCCCCAAATGAGAGTCCTGGCCGGTGGGACAGACCTTTTGGTTAAAATGAAAGCTGGGAAATTGGATGCCGCATATCTCATGGATATCAAAAGAGTAGAGGGGATGAGCGGGATCTTCGACGAAGGCAGTTTGGTGATCGCCGCAGCAACGCCTCTTTCAGCAATCGAGAAATCAACGAAGGTCAAGGAAGAATACGTGGCCCTCTTTGAAGCCGTGCGGTCGATGGCTGCACCGGCGATCAAGAACATGGGCACCATCGGGGGAAACATTTGCAACGCCTCACCCGCCGCCGATACAGCGCCACCACTCATCGCCTTCGGTGCCGAGTTCACACTGAGGAGCATTAACGGAGAGAGGTCCGTTCCGGCAGAAGAGTTCTTCATCGGGCCGGGAGTAACAGTTCTATCGCCAAAGGAATTGCTGATAGAGATCAATATACCCCCTTTGTCGACCAATACAGGAAGCAGCTTCCTGAAAATCGGCCGGGTGAGCGCTGATATAGCCAAGATTAACGTGGCTGTTGTCCTAAGACGGCAAGGGGATATGTGCCAATCTTGCCGGATAGTATTTGGTTCGGTTGCGGCGAAGCCCATCAAAGTTAAAGGGGCAGAGGAGGTTCTTGAGGGAAAGAAGTTAAATAGCCATACTCTCAAAGAAACAGCCGACAGGGCCTCAGAAGAGATCGATCCCATTACAGATATCCGGTCTAGCGCTGAGTACAGAAGGGAGCTTTGCCGGTACTTAACGGAAGAAGCTGTGCAGCTAGCCTGGGAAAGAGCAGGGGCAGGCCGATAG